A genomic region of Vampirovibrio chlorellavorus contains the following coding sequences:
- the rnpA gene encoding ribonuclease P protein component codes for MLPKSNRLKAKGEFKRTLSGKRLFGCPFFVLYGLERNPVSSVPAATQSVVHPTRFGFIVSKKIHKRATKRNRIRRRLRELVRLSLKQGTLSGVSPYRAMVFIARPDALSASFTDLQDKMERCLQGVRPLGKRVPPVHSLPPVDGSP; via the coding sequence GTGTTACCAAAATCAAACCGCCTGAAAGCCAAGGGTGAGTTTAAGCGAACTTTGTCAGGCAAGCGTTTGTTTGGTTGCCCTTTTTTCGTGCTTTATGGGCTGGAGCGCAACCCGGTAAGCTCAGTGCCAGCCGCGACTCAAAGCGTTGTTCATCCCACGCGCTTTGGCTTTATTGTGAGCAAAAAAATCCACAAGCGGGCCACCAAGCGCAATCGCATCCGAAGACGACTGCGAGAGCTGGTTCGACTTTCCCTGAAGCAAGGGACCCTGTCTGGGGTTTCTCCATATCGGGCTATGGTTTTCATCGCCCGTCCGGATGCCCTTAGCGCCAGTTTTACTGACTTACAAGATAAGATGGAACGCTGCCTGCAAGGTGTGCGTCCTTTGGGTAAGCGGGTTCCTCCCGTCCATTCGCTACCCCCTGTTGATGGCAGTCCCTAG
- the rpmH gene encoding 50S ribosomal protein L34: MKRTLEGTKRKRLRVSGFRARMATPGGQKTLNRRRAKGRHKIAI, translated from the coding sequence ATGAAACGCACTCTGGAAGGAACAAAGCGTAAAAGATTGCGGGTTAGCGGCTTCCGTGCCCGGATGGCCACCCCCGGTGGACAAAAAACCCTGAACCGTCGTCGTGCCAAAGGCCGCCACAAAATCGCCATCTAG
- the yidD gene encoding membrane protein insertion efficiency factor YidD, with the protein MLKSFVLGLIKGYRMTARFRRWILPPVCRFHPTCSLYTQEAVETYGVKSGLWLGLKRLLKCHPLHPGGLDPVPTPNMPN; encoded by the coding sequence ATGCTGAAATCCTTTGTTCTTGGTTTAATAAAGGGCTATAGAATGACAGCCCGGTTTCGGCGTTGGATTTTACCCCCGGTCTGCCGATTCCACCCCACTTGTTCCTTGTATACGCAGGAAGCGGTTGAAACATACGGCGTCAAATCAGGACTGTGGCTGGGCCTCAAACGCTTACTCAAATGTCATCCATTGCACCCCGGTGGCTTGGACCCCGTGCCAACCCCCAATATGCCAAACTAG